CACCGCGCCCCAAGCGGACCCGCTCCAGCGATTCACCGCTAAAGCCGAGTCCTTCAAGAATCTTCTGAATATCCACGGGCCAACATTTTATCTGATCACAGACGAAATTGGGGTATAAGGTTTGCCGGGGTGGACGCAGCCTCCAGAAGGCGTGGTCACTGTCCATCCCACCAAGGAGACTTTTCAAAATAGCCCACTACCCCGCCGTGGCTCCGCTTGCGAGCCAGAAGGGATTGCCCAGCCCGACGATGAAGGGAAGGAGCGGGACTAGCCCACAGGCCAGAAACGCGCTGAAGGTGCTGAGGCCCGCGCGACACGGAGACCGCACCTCAGAGGGGAGCCCGTACTCCTCCCTGAGCATGGTGCGGATCCATCTCGCGCGGTCGGCTGTGATCAGCTCCACCACGCTCTCGAGCTCTTCGCCTTCGAGCCCTTTCGCGCGGAAGATCTGACGCACCTCCTCCCGCTCGCCATCCGGGAAGGCCTCGACGTGGCGGTTCTCGATCGCCTCCAGGTGCTCGAAGTCTTCGCGCTCCGCTTTCGTCGCGAGGTAGTTGGCGGCCGCCATGGAAAAGCCGTCCGCCAGCAGATTGGCCGCGCCGAGGATGAGGATGACGCCGGCGGAGAGCTCTGCGCCGACCACCCCCGACACCACCGCGAACGTGGTGACGGCTCCGTCGATCCCACCGTAGACCCAGTCGCGGAGGTAGTTGTGGCGGGGGCCCGCGGCCAACCGTGCACTGATGGCCGCCGGGGAGTGGTCGTGCTCGCCGGCCCGCGTCATGAGCGCTTCGCCGCCCGGCTCACGCCGCACGGCCCGCCTCGGGGCGTCTCGAAGGCGGGGGGCTCCGTCCTCAGAGCTCTCCGAGAAGTCCTGTCCACGGAGTCGCCGCTCGCATGGCACAATCCTTCCTTGACCGTTTCCAAACGGGTGCAACGGGAGTGCCAGACCGGAGTCCACATAAATCGAGACGTTGCGGACAACCTCCGGCGTGCGGTGGGGCGCTGCTGCCCCGGGGGGGGCCCTGGCTGCCCCTCTCCCCATGCGCTGCCGATCGCACCTCCTGGCATTGCTCTCGCTCCGCTCTGACGATGGGGTTTCCAGTCTCCAGCGAGACAACGACCGATCCACGGAGGAAGGCTCATGGCAAGACCGGTGACGGTGACCCTGCTAGATAACCTGCGACACCAGGTGCGGGTGGGACGGCACACGCTCCTGGCGGACGAACCCCCGGAGCAGGGCGGCGATGACGCGGGGCCTTCCCCCTACGAGCTGCTCCTGGCGGCGCTCGGCTCCTGAACCTCCGTCACGGTCTTGCTGTACGCAAGGCGAAAGGGATGGGTGCTGGATCGGGTCGAAGTCAGGCTCCGGCACGAGAAGGTCCCGGCGGCGGGCGCCCCCGGCGCGACGAGGGTTGAGGGAACGGTCGATCACGTCGAGCTGGAGCTGATCCTCGGCGGCGACCTGGCTCCCGAGGAGGAGCGCCGGCTCCGCGAGGTGGCGCATCGCTGCCCCGTGCACAGGGCCCTGACGGGAGAGGTAGTGATCGTCCACCGGTGATTGGCCCCGCAGAGGGATCCGCCGGTTCCCGGCCTATGTCTTTGCGCTGGGGGGCTGAACCGTGCTCCTTCTCCCCGTTTTAAGCCCCCAATCCGGTGACACGGTGACAACCCGCATGAATACTGGCGTGTCACCGCTTCATTCAAGTGGTGACGTCACCGGATGCAGAAGCGGTGACAACCCGCATCAATACTGGCCTGTCACCGTGTCACCGCTTCAGGGGGTCCGGGTGCCTCACCTGGGGCGGGAATTCCCGGTCTCGCGATGGAAAACCCTAGCCGCGGGACATTGAGTTCTCGCGGGTTTTCAGGGGCATAGGCTCAAGGCATCGAGCTTGCAGGAGTCCCCTCCTGGCTGGAGCCGACACCTCTCCGGGCGCCCGGCGATCGCTCTCGCGCCCGGGGGAGAAGACGCAAGGAGGACCGACGATGAAGATCGGAGAGATCATGACCGAAGACGTGATCACGGTGCGTCCCGACGCCACGATTCACGACGCCGCGCGCCTGATGGCGGACCATGGCGTCAGCGGCCTCCCGGTCGTGGACGACGAGGGGGGCGTGGTCGGCATCCTCAGCGAGGGGGACATGATCCTCCGCCAGAAGCCGCACGAGCACCCGCCGTGGTGGCGGCTCTTCTTCGCCGACGGCGAGCGGCTGGCGCGCGACTACCAGAAGGCCGTCGGGACCACGGTGGCCGAGGTCATGACGCGCGCGGTGATCTGCGTGAGCCCCGATCTCCCCGCCGAGGCCGCAGCCCTCATTCTCCACGAGCGCCGGATCCGCCGGCTGCCGGTGGTGGCCGACGGCCAGCTCGTCGGGATCGTGAGCCGGGGCGACCTGGTCAAGGCCCTGGCCGCGACGCACCCCTCGGAGCCGGCCGCGCTCTCCGACGCCGAGCTGGTGCGTGAGATGAAGGAGCGGCTGGCCCGGGAGCCCTGGGTGTCGAACCGCGCGATCGTGATCCGGGCCCAGGACGGTGTCCTCTCGCTCTGGGGGATGGTGGCGACGGAGGCTGAGAAAGCTGCGCTCGAGACCATGGCGCGCTCGATCGAGGGGGCCAAGCGAATCGAGAGCAACCTGGTGCTCAGGTCGGAGATCCCCTACTACTACGGGCCGTGACCCACGGCCGGGGAGTCTCCAACGCATTGCACGTAACGGAGTGGCGGTTCGAGCGTGGCGGGTTCGGCCATGCCGCGAGGCAGCGGGCACCCGCCGCAGGCGGGTCGCGCCGCGCGAGGCCCGAGTCAATTGTGCGGGCCGCGCCTTCAGGCCCGCCCGGCCCGTTCCTCCCTGAGCTTGCGCTCCAGCGCCTCGCCGCGGATGCGGGCTCGACACGCCGCGCAGATCAGGTCCTCCGAGGGCGTCACGCAAACCAGGCAGCGCCTGAGGCTCGAGGGAGGCTCCGCCTCCCGCAGCGGGTCCGGCGCGCGCCGCGCGCGGGGCACCGTGAGCACGGGGCACGGCGCCGTGCGGACCACCCGCTCGGCGACGCTGCCGAGCAGCGCCCGCGTCACTCCCGTGCGGCCGTGCGTGCCGAGCACGATCAGATCGATGCCGTGGCGCTCGGCGTAGCTCACGATCCGGGCCGCCGGCGCGCCCGACTCCACCGCCGCGACGACCGGCACCTCGGCACGCAGCTCAGCGGCGAGCTTGTCCAGCAACGGCGACCCGGTCGCATCAGCGCCCGGCCAGACCACGTGAAGGGCGTGCAGGCGGGCACCGAAGTGCCTGGCGTAGTCGCGGGCCACGCGCCCGGCGACCTCCGAGGAGTCGGAAAAATCCGTCGCAAAGAGGATCTGCCGAACGATGCCGCCCCCTTCTCCGCTCATTGCGCTCCTCTCCCGCCCGCCGCTAGAAATTCCCTCTGCGGACACCTCTCGTCCCCATGCATGCAACGGCACTGCCAGGCGCCTGCTCCCCTGAAACTGGCGGAATCTAGACGATTCGCCGAAAGAAGCCACGCGTTCTTCGTGTCCCGCCGTCGCCCCAGCTGGGGTGCATTCTCCTCACCGGGAGGTTCAGCGTGCGCGCGGCGCGCTCCCGTGCGTCCCGGCCTCCGAAGGCAACGTAGACGCCGCGTCCGGCGACTCGTGG
This is a stretch of genomic DNA from Candidatus Rokuibacteriota bacterium. It encodes these proteins:
- a CDS encoding universal stress protein, producing MSGEGGGIVRQILFATDFSDSSEVAGRVARDYARHFGARLHALHVVWPGADATGSPLLDKLAAELRAEVPVVAAVESGAPAARIVSYAERHGIDLIVLGTHGRTGVTRALLGSVAERVVRTAPCPVLTVPRARRAPDPLREAEPPSSLRRCLVCVTPSEDLICAACRARIRGEALERKLREERAGRA
- a CDS encoding VIT1/CCC1 transporter family protein codes for the protein MTRAGEHDHSPAAISARLAAGPRHNYLRDWVYGGIDGAVTTFAVVSGVVGAELSAGVILILGAANLLADGFSMAAANYLATKAEREDFEHLEAIENRHVEAFPDGEREEVRQIFRAKGLEGEELESVVELITADRARWIRTMLREEYGLPSEVRSPCRAGLSTFSAFLACGLVPLLPFIVGLGNPFWLASGATAG
- a CDS encoding CBS domain-containing protein, with protein sequence MKIGEIMTEDVITVRPDATIHDAARLMADHGVSGLPVVDDEGGVVGILSEGDMILRQKPHEHPPWWRLFFADGERLARDYQKAVGTTVAEVMTRAVICVSPDLPAEAAALILHERRIRRLPVVADGQLVGIVSRGDLVKALAATHPSEPAALSDAELVREMKERLAREPWVSNRAIVIRAQDGVLSLWGMVATEAEKAALETMARSIEGAKRIESNLVLRSEIPYYYGP